From the genome of Glycine max cultivar Williams 82 chromosome 2, Glycine_max_v4.0, whole genome shotgun sequence, one region includes:
- the LOC100783459 gene encoding protein PHYTOCHROME KINASE SUBSTRATE 2 gives MVISAATSNNNNIHQLQSFNSQNNNYHLRDASFSSYLNNKEEILTESGHGYVSSRKDPLGVKKEDDGEIGVFEAEKYFNGEEIGSPPRVADNDANKHRPQKDEQTALVTRKYKVQNGTPSVRSESSLNSQSALLQSAVRNSSRNMKSKLHRKSFLAGLGCKCYCSDKNSVDISDHAGEISFSKNSSHGKTTSRNMFNADPEANHSVKVTRPHAAEISINKDVYFQRPEKLGVGLSKENSLALSGLNSSSGNNPAKMQLQQVEKSRNSLEVFGSPILSSRSKSLSFDKRLAKTSSSSWDAAPKIEETDFSANSGGNYNDADSDASSDLFEIESLTGKSNSFFLGRSSSNVVSSCASPTTCYAPSEVSIEWSVATASALEYSAMSDYDDQRSIGTTRSPITTSLVSSNGKPKVVVKETQRRRPSMLLGCKSQKAVGVALDAFTTYEKTSSNANSRRRSDTFPQVTEFKTETTKEGSFGARHNKQHAYATNPLQRSLSPHPSQLLYI, from the coding sequence ATGGTTATCTCAGCAGCCACTTCAAATAACAACAACATCCATCAGTTGCAATCTTTCAACTCTCAGAACAACAATTACCACCTTCGCGACGCGTCCTTCTCTTCGTACTTGAACAACAAAGAAGAGATCCTGACAGAGTCAGGCCATGGCTATGTCAGCAGCAGAAAGGATCCTCTCGGAGTAAAGAAGGaagatgatggagaaattgGAGTATTTGAAGCTGAAAAGTACTTCAATGGAGAAGAGATTGGAAGCCCCCCAAGAGTTGCTGATAATGATGCAAACAAGCACCGGCCCCAGAAAGATGAACAAACAGCTCTTGTAACCAGAAAGTACAAAGTTCAGAATGGAACTCCAAGTGTAAGGTCTGAATCAAGCTTGAATAGCCAAAGTGCACTTTTGCAAAGTGCTGTGAGGAACTCCTCAAGGAACATGAAAAGCAAATTGCATAGGAAGAGTTTTCTAGCTGGTCTTGGTTGCAAATGCTATTGTTCTGACAAGAATTCTGTTGATATTAGTGACCATGCAGGTGAAATCAGTTTCAGCAAAAATTCTAGTCATGGAAAAACAACTTCAAGAAATATGTTCAATGCTGATCCAGAGGCTAATCATTCAGTTAAAGTTACTAGGCCTCACGCAGCCGAAATCTCGATTAACAAAGATGTTTACTTCCAAAGGCCAGAGAAGTTAGGGGTGGGATTGAGCAAAGAGAACAGTTTAGCACTCTCAGGTTTGAATTCTAGCTCAGGAAATAATCCGGCGAAAATGCAACTTCAACAAGTAGAGAAGTCAAGGAATTCATTGGAAGTGTTTGGCTCCCCAATACTGAGTAGCAGGAGCAAGTCTTTGAGCTTTGATAAAAGGTTGGCAAagacctcttcctcttcttgggATGCTGCTCCTAAAATTGAAGAAACTGACTTCTCAGCAAATTCTGGTGGAAACTACAATGATGCTGATAGTGATGCAAGTTCAGACTTGTTTGAGATTGAAAGCCTCACAGGAAAATCCAACTCCTTCTTCCTTGGTAGATCATCATCCAATGTTGTTTCTAGCTGTGCCAGCCCCACAACTTGTTATGCACCGAGTGAGGTAAGCATAGAATGGAGTGTGGCCACTGCCAGTGCCTTGGAGTACTCAGCCATGTCAGATTATGATGATCAAAGGTCAATAGGAACCACAAGGAGTCCAATTACGACATCCTTAGTTTCCTCAAATGGTAAACCAAAAGTCGTTGTCAAAGAGACGCAGAGGCGGCGTCCTAGCATGCTGTTGGGTTGCAAGAGCCAGAAAGCTGTAGGAGTTGCTTTGGATGCCTTCACAACATATGAGAAAACAAGTTCTAACGCGAATAGTCGTCGCAGGTCTGACACCTTCCCTCAGGTGACAGAGTTTAAGACAGAGACAACAAAGGAAGGAAGTTTTGGTGCAAGACATAATAAGCAACATGCTTATGCAACAAACCCACTTCAGCGCTCACTCTCACCACATCCTTCACAACTCTTGTACATttag